The genomic window TCGGCGCGGCAAAGCGCGGTGTAGAGCGTCGGCAGGCCGAAGAAGATCGTGGGGCGGTAGTCCTCGATCGTAGCCAGGATCCTGTCCGGCTCGGGCCGGCCCGGCATGAGAAGGCTGGTCGCGCCGGCTGCGAACGGAAATGTGATGCCATTGCCGAAGCCATAGGCGAAGAAGAGCTTCGGTACGGAAAAGCAGATGTCGCCGGGCGTGACGTCCAGGAAATGCCGGGCGTAGCTCTGCACCGTGTACGCCATGTCGTGCTGGAGATGGACGATGCCCTTCGGGCGCCCGGTCGAGCCGGACGAATACATCCAGAAGCACATATCGTCCGGGCCGGTGTCGGCTACGGCAAGGGTGTCGCTCTGGCCACTCACGAACTCGCTCGCATGGACGAAGCGCTCGTCGGGCGTCGCACCTTCGCCATTGGCGATCACGATGTAATCCAGCGCGATGCCGGCCAGTGCCTCGTCGGAGAACTTGTCGACGAGATCCGCTTCGCACAGCGCGATCCGGGCGTCGGTATCAGAGAGAAAGAAATTGAGGAGGTCGGGCGTCGTCAGCGTGTTGAGCAGCACCGGAACGAAACCGGCCCGCACGGCACCGAAGAAGGCGGCCACGAACACGGGTGTATCGTCGAGGAAGAACGGTATCCGGTCGCCGCGCTTAAGCCCTGCCGCGACGAAGGCATTGCCCCATCGCGAAGCCGAAGCGCAAAGCTGGGTATAGGTCAGCGTACCCGCTGGACCGGTTGCGGCGATGGCGTCGGGATTGCGATCGAGGTTGTCGAAGAGGATCGCCGATGCGTTCGGATGATCTTCCTTGATGAAGCCGATTTCCCGGCCGCCGGATGTGTCCCCAACGGGATCGGTGATGGGAGAGATCGTGGCTGCGCGGATGGCTGTCGCACTCATGCCGTGCTCCTCAGTTTCGAAGCTTCGTATTTGGCCATGAAATTCGGCGCGAGCAGGCGCAGCCTCGCCATGTCGATGCGGCCGGATCTGGTGATGTAGTCGAAGCCGAAATCCAGCGGGTCCAAGGCGATTTTCTCGGCGAACCGGTCGTACCATTCGGCCGACGTGTTTGCCGCGGTGACGATCTTCTTGGCAATGGGCAACCGCTCCTGCTGGTAGGCTGCAAGCGCGTCTTCGAGCTTCTCGTGGGCGTCGAGCGCGCGGGCGAGCGCGATGGCATCTTCCATGGCAAGCCGGGTGCCGGAGCCGATGGAGAAATGCGCCGTGTGCGCCGAATCGCCCAATATGGCGCGGTTGCCGCTGACCCAGCGCTCGCACCAGAGCTTGGGGAAGCGCCGCCAGACCGAACGGTTGGTGATGAGGCGCGCTCCGCCAAGCGTGGTGGCAAAGATTTCCTCGCAGATCCGCGCAGAGGCTTCCTCGTTCAGCCTGTCGAAATCATAGGCCGCGAAAGTTGCCGCATCGCATTCGACGATGAAGGTCGAGCGGTCGGGCGTGTAGCGATAGTGGTGCGCGTTGAACGTGCCGCGCTCGGTTTCGATGAATGTCTGGGTCAGGGTGTCGAATGGCCGGTCGGTACCGAACCAGGCAAAGCGATTGTCAAAATGGTCGAGCGTCGTGCCGAACGCATCCTCGTCGGCTCGGCGGACGAGAGAATTCAAGCCGTCG from Georhizobium profundi includes these protein-coding regions:
- a CDS encoding benzoate-CoA ligase family protein, which translates into the protein MSATAIRAATISPITDPVGDTSGGREIGFIKEDHPNASAILFDNLDRNPDAIAATGPAGTLTYTQLCASASRWGNAFVAAGLKRGDRIPFFLDDTPVFVAAFFGAVRAGFVPVLLNTLTTPDLLNFFLSDTDARIALCEADLVDKFSDEALAGIALDYIVIANGEGATPDERFVHASEFVSGQSDTLAVADTGPDDMCFWMYSSGSTGRPKGIVHLQHDMAYTVQSYARHFLDVTPGDICFSVPKLFFAYGFGNGITFPFAAGATSLLMPGRPEPDRILATIEDYRPTIFFGLPTLYTALCRADDVDHRDLGSIRLSVSAAETLSEDIFNAWKGLTGLDVMEGLGSTEVLHIYLSNLPEKKRIGSAGKRVPGYEILLKDKDDREVAPGEEGVMWVRGHSTAPCYWNRPDKTAETMRGDWLYTGDRFIEKDGFYFFQGRADDLIKVSGQWVWPLEVERCLAEHPHIHECAVLAHQMDDRRMTLKAFVRLRDGFTPDAATTKLLQDHVKQRLLPYKYPRIVTYLPELPKTGTGKLDRQALARL
- a CDS encoding FAD-dependent monooxygenase; protein product: MQLSTIDIIGAGPAGLYAGILLKRKMPGARIVVREQNASDATFGFGVVFSDQALDFLKADDPETHDLITPHMERWRNMTLVLKGERVVIDGIGFAAIGRLHLLQLLQERARAEGVELLFGQPVSDLDALEADLVVGADGLNSLVRRADEDAFGTTLDHFDNRFAWFGTDRPFDTLTQTFIETERGTFNAHHYRYTPDRSTFIVECDAATFAAYDFDRLNEEASARICEEIFATTLGGARLITNRSVWRRFPKLWCERWVSGNRAILGDSAHTAHFSIGSGTRLAMEDAIALARALDAHEKLEDALAAYQQERLPIAKKIVTAANTSAEWYDRFAEKIALDPLDFGFDYITRSGRIDMARLRLLAPNFMAKYEASKLRSTA